The Amyelois transitella isolate CPQ chromosome 20, ilAmyTran1.1, whole genome shotgun sequence genome has a segment encoding these proteins:
- the LOC106131678 gene encoding AFG3-like protein 2, with product MWKGLRLTQSQLSKLHFNGHKLQPVGVPALDSVLNQWYEFCKKPPKGFEKYFQPGTSQKQPKIPDKEGSPGPSKSASPSPKPSSSDKWNINMFSNTGGGRGGGGRGGYEGQDREKWMMFSAMGVMTLLASFAYFEMRYKEISWRDFVNLYLNKGTVEKLEVINKKWVRVKLQPGSALENKIIWFAIGSVDSFERNLENAQTEISVDPPNFVPVIYRTEVEAASLTGLLPTLLIIGFLIYMMRRSADMMGRGGRKGGGLFGGVMESTAKLINPTDIGVKFQDVAGCEEAKIEIMEFVNFLKNPQQYIDLGAKIPKGALLTGPPGTGKTLLAKATAGEANVPFITVSGSEFLEMFVGVGPSRVRDMFSMARKHAPCILFIDEIDAVGRKRGGRSFGGHSEQENTLNQLLVEMDGFNTTTNVVVLAATNRVDILDKALLRPGRFDRQIFVPAPDIKGRASIFKVHLGPLKTSLNKENLARKMAALTPGFTGADIANVCNEAALIAARELATGITMKNFEQAIERVVAGMEKKSNVLQPDERKIVAYHEAGHAVAGWFLQHADPLLKVSIIPRGKGLGYAQYLPKEQYLYSKEQLFDRMCMTLGGRVSEELFFGRITTGAQDDLKKITQSAYAQIVHYGMNPKVGNVSFEMPQPGEMVIDKPYSEKTAELIDSEVRDLISTAHRHTTDLLTKHKDNITKVAERLLKQEILSRDDMIELLGPRPFPEKSTYEEFVEGTGSLEEDTSLPEGLKDWNKEKQPTNPPAESIPTGASSKN from the exons ATGTGGAAAGGTCTTAGATTAACGCAATCTCAGTTATCGAAACTCCATTTCAATGGGCATAAACTTCAGCCTGTCGGTGTGCCAGCCTTAGATTCAGTGTTAAATCAGTGGTACGAATTCTGTAAAAAGCCACCGAAGGGTTTCGAGAAGTATTTCCAGCCGGGAACGAGTCAGAAACAGCCTAAAATTCCGGACAAGGAGGGTTCACCCGGTCCGTCTAAAAGTGCCTCACCGTCTCCAAAACCTAGTAGTTCGGACAAATGGaacataaatatgttttcaaaCACAGGCGGTGGCCGCGGCGGTGGTGGAAGAGGAGGCTACGAAGGCCAGGACCGAGAGAAATGGATGATGTTCAGTGCAATGGGCGTAATGACATTGCTTGCCTCATTTGCGTATTTTGAAATGAGATACAAGGAAATAAGTTGGCGCGACTTCGTTAATTTATACCTAAACAAAGGCACAGTTGAAAAACTCGAAgttattaataagaaatgGGTGCGTGTGAAGTTGCAACCTGGGTCAGCCTTGGAGAACAAGATTATTTGGTTTGCTATCGGCAGTGTGGACTCTTTTGAGAGGAATTTGGAGAATGCACAGACGGAAATAAGTGTTGATCCTCcaaattttgttcctgtaaTTTATAGGACTGAAGTAGAAGCTGCTAGTTTGACTGGATTGCTTCCGACATTGCTTATTATAGgatttttgatttatatgaTGAGAAGATCTGCTGACATGATGGGACGTGGCGGTAGGAAAGGAGGTGGTCTGTTTGGAGGTGTCATGGAATCGACAGCTAAGCTTATAAACCCTACAGACATTGGTGTAAAATTCCAAGATGTAGCTGGCTGCGAAGAGgccaaaatagaaataatggagTTTGTCAACTTTCTGAAGAATCCACAGCAGTACATTGACCTCGGAGCCAAGATTCCCAAAGGAGCTTTGCTAACAGGACCGCCTGGTACTGGTAAAACGCTTTTAGCAAAGGCAACAGCCGGAGAAGCAAATGTTCCTTTCATAACTGTATCTGGATCTGAATTCTTAGAGATGTTCGTTGGTGTCGGTCCTTCCAGAGTGCGTGACATGTTTTCAATGGCCCGTAAACATGCTCCGTGTATTCTATTCATAGATGAAATTGATGCTGTTGGCAGAAAGAGGGGAGGCCGTAGTTTCGGAGGTCATTCGGAGCAGGAGAATACTTTAAATCAACTTCTAGTTGAAATGGATGGTTTTAACACAACAACAAATGTAGTAGTGCTAGCGGCGACGAACAGAGTTGATATTTTGGATAAAGCTCTACTCAGACCGGGAAGATTTGACCGACAGATATTTGTGCCCGCCCCAGATATTAAAGGAAGAGCTTCCATTTTCAAAGTGCACTTAGGCCCACTCAAGACTAgtttgaataaagaaaatcTGGCGAGGAAAATGGCTGCTTTAACACCAG GCTTCACCGGCGCTGACATAGCGAACGTGTGCAACGAAGCCGCCCTCATCGCAGCCAGGGAGCTGGCCACGGGGATCACGATGAAGAACTTTGAGCAAGCCATCGAGCGGGTCGTCGCCGGCATGGAGAAGAAGTCCAACGTTCTCCAACCGGACGAACGCAAGATTGTCGCTTACCACGAAGCAGGACACGCCGTGGCCGGGTGGTTCCTGCAACATGCCGACCCGCTACTCAAAGTCTCCATCATACCGAGAGGCAAAGGGTTAGGGTACGCACAGTACCTGCCGAAAGAACAGTATTTGTACAGCAAGGAACAGCTGTTCGATAGAATGTGCATGACGCTCGGTGGGAGGGTGAGCGAGGAGTTGTTCTTCGGAAGGATCACCACAGGAGCTCAGGACGATTTGAAGAAGATAACGCAGAGCGCGTACGCACAAATAGTACACTACGGCATGAACCCGAAAGTCGGTAATGTGTCATTCGAAATGCCACAGCCGGGAGAAATGGTTATAGATAAACCTTATTCGGAAAAAACAGCGGAGTTGATCGATTCTGAAGTGAGAGATTTGATTTCGACTGCGCATAGGCACACGACTGATTTGCTGACGAAGCACAAAGATAATATAACTAAAGTAGCGGAGAGATTATTGAAACAGGAGATTTTGAGTCGAGATGACATGATTGAACTGTTGGGGCCTAGGCCGTTCCCGGAGAAGAGTACTTATGAGGAGTTTGTTGAAGGCACAGGGTCTTTGGAAGAAGATACGTCATTACCTGAAGGTTTGAAAGATTGGAATAAAGAGAAGCAGCCGACGAATCCGCCAGCGGAGAGCATACCGACGGGCGCAAgtagtaaaaattaa
- the LOC106131681 gene encoding transcription initiation factor TFIID subunit 3, translated as MSEAYAREILRRNVAQICQTIGWNGINSTPLDILVHVLEKYIQSLGTQASRYAEQFNRTEPNLHDLGLVFRDLQVQLPELAEYTRCVPPVPPPVTTEKFPKPKESNLNFLKPGSHEVVTRPMHVHEHLPPMYPEKERDTPAVAGTVEIQQNGIDNHNTCASPEISVTDSPEKQKDIFKRPIDPVSLPNSKRPKIRLDEEERTREISSVMMTMSGFLSPAREGKLPEARPPTIVSEKHIDKHKPNSHHSNPMKEPILDKSDKKSKKKKLLNGKIMKSKRKDKSHKSESSKSKDSKIINKHPPGYPMKGRDVHPTHHNHVTMPAPKPLAHLPKPVMPPPVKNTMPPPSRPLPVPEPIRPVIKQEPLDPPSPVSSRSFMAEDSIPVPRKIPISKSPLVSAPLHKNPLMPETEIKKEVIDEEEKLASQPDRSKINIFKRISNKSKEDRSTPEVVADKSQSDPMISRLQNSAHENSIDNRSHESIRVKSDLVVNNNDNSAVDLSKVMDLRTNEVISIDEDSMDLVPPTHAHQNKTHSEPRPSISINKSLQVPFPKEIASVSPKIKKEKKHKDKKDKAAKLEAKLLKKQQQQLALEMAQMEKQNVKIPNSKPSKSKKEKLPQFPPGFPFFPGMAPNRGLMPGPGLIPNPGLIPGADFYGLANNPALRGLAPPNLLSNPFALGGLSNPAFLPGNLGQGLPNPLMPMGNFPHSSRSMKIPSMLRRPSLEVIPVDNDEDRGMHKSQNSREKDRHDKHKSLTIPNILQKHKKSHKEHKSNLFKMPIVQPDITIELNPPKSEPVRSSPPRPMPVPVRVRTPEPPPAPEPKPEPVKVEPAPEPEQDKDPETERKKDKSHKKEKKDKDGIKIKKKKDKKDKSKEKSEKKREKEEKSEMKELKDKIKKEKKEKKREKAADGLVPKLTLKLNSSNSNSPMPPSSPDIFKLNIKPIVKKDEDVSSPKQEIVSREHSRSPELAQISALVTRPPKPKHSKHNHVSETEGQASPPAGGSSPTRKNHPPSSHSKYKRILIKPLSKKGNVESFDDDVSISEEPLPPTPAPVATEKPLPTPYYVDEQGNQIWICPPCGRPDNGSPMIGCDGCDFWYHWICVGIREEPSSTEDWFCKTCVTKRAGMALAGVTQSGKKRGRKPKGERSREAH; from the coding sequence ATGTCAGAGGCGTACGCCCGAGAGATACTTCGAAGGAATGTTGCGCAAATATGCCAAACAATAGGATGGAACGGTATAAACTCCACACCTTTGGACATTTTGGTGCATGTGTTGGAAAAGTACATTCAGTCACTTGGTACACAAGCTAGTAGATACGCCGAACAATTTAATAGGACTGAACCAAATTTACATGATTTAGGATTAGTATTTCGTGATTTACAAGTTCAGTTGCCCGAGCTCGCAGAGTACACGCGTTGTGTGCCGCCGGTGCCGCCGCCCGTCACTACAGAGAAGTTTCCCAAACCCAAGGAATCTAATTTGAATTTCCTCAAACCTGGCAGTCATGAAGTTGTCACAAGGCCAATGCATGTTCATGAACATCTCCCTCCTATGTACCCGGAGAAGGAAAGAGACACACCTGCTGTTGCAGGGACGGTCGAAATCCAACAAAATGGCATTGACAACCACAACACATGCGCAAGCCCGGAGATATCAGTCACTGACAGTCCAGAGAAACAAAAAGATATATTCAAAAGGCCCATTGACCCTGTGTCATTACCAAATAGCAAGAGACCGAAGATACGCTTGGACGAGGAGGAAAGAACAAGAGAAATTAGTAGTGTAATGATGACCATGTCTGGCTTCCTGTCCCCTGCCCGGGAGGGCAAGCTGCCAGAGGCTCGTCCACCAACAATTGTTTCAGAGAAACACATCGACAAACACAAACCAAACTCGCATCATTCTAATCCTATGAAAGAACCAATATTAGACAAAAGTGATAAGAAATCTAAGaagaaaaagttattgaaTGGTAAAATTATGAAGAGTAAACGAAAAGATAAAAGTCATAAGAGTGAAAGTAGTAAGTCTAAggatagtaaaataattaataagcaTCCACCTGGATATCCAATGAAGGGCAGAGATGTTCATCCGACACATCATAATCATGTAACAATGCCGGCGCCAAAACCCTTGGCACACCTGCCCAAGCCTGTGATGCCGCCACCTGTAAAGAATACAATGCCTCCTCCATCAAGACCATTGCCAGTTCCAGAACCTATCAGGCCAGTCATTAAGCAGGAGCCGTTGGATCCACCATCCCCTGTGTCATCTAGAAGTTTTATGGCAGAAGATTCTATACCTGTTCCACGAAAAATACCAATATCAAAATCACCACTTGTCTCAGCGCCCCTTCATAAAAACCCATTAATGCCTGAAACAGAAATCAAGAAAGAGGTTATTGACGAAGAAGAGAAGTTAGCTTCTCAACCAGATAgatcaaaaattaatatatttaaaagaatatcgAACAAATCAAAAGAAGATAGAAGCACTCCAGAGGTTGTTGCAGACAAATCACAGTCTGACCCCATGATCTCAAGGTTGCAAAATTCTGCACACGAAAATTCTATCGATAATAGATCCCATGAAAGTATAAGAGTGAAATCAGATTTAgttgttaataataatgataatagtGCTGTAGATTTGTCTAAAGTTATGGATTTAAGAACTAATGAAGTAATAAGCATTGATGAAGACTCTATGGACTTAGTCCCGCCCACGCACGCGCACCAAAACAAAACGCACTCGGAACCTCGCCCTAGTATATCAATAAACAAATCTTTGCAAGTACCTTTCCCCAAAGAAATAGCTAGTGTGAGtccaaaaataaagaaagaaaagaagcACAAAGATAAGAAGGATAAAGCTGCTAAACTCGAAGCCAAGCTGTTGAAGAAACAGCAACAGCAACTAGCGCTAGAGATGGCCCAAATGGAGaagcaaaatgtaaaaatacctAATAGTAAACCTTCAAAGAgcaaaaaggaaaaattacCACAGTTTCCACCTGGATTTCCATTCTTTCCAGGCATGGCCCCTAATAGAGGCTTGATGCCTGGGCCTGGGTTAATACCTAACCCTGGCCTCATACCTGGAGCAGACTTCTACGGCTTAGCCAATAATCCTGCATTACGGGGCCTAGCGCCACCCAATTTATTGTCAAATCCATTTGCTTTAGGTGGGCTTTCAAATCCAGCTTTCTTACCAGGAAATTTGGGACAAGGTTTGCCCAACCCTCTCATGCCCATGGGCAACTTTCCTCATAGTTCGAGATCGATGAAAATCCCTTCAATGCTACGGCGCCCGAGCTTAGAGGTAATTCCTGTCGATAACGACGAAGACCGGGGGATGCACAAGTCTCAAAACTCGCGAGAGAAAGATCGCCACGATAAACACAAATCTCTTACCATTCCAAATATCTTGCAGAAACACAAGAAATCGCATAAAGAACATAAATCGAATCTATTCAAAATGCCTATCGTTCAACCTGATATAACGATAGAGTTAAACCCTCCTAAGAGCGAGCCAGTGAGGTCGTCGCCGCCACGACCGATGCCAGTGCCGGTCCGCGTCAGAACACCTGAGCCTCCTCCCGCGCCAGAACCCAAACCAGAACCTGTTAAAGTAGAACCCGCGCCAGAACCTGAACAAGACAAAGATCCAGaaacagaaagaaagaaagataagtcacataaaaaggaaaagaagGACAAAGATGGAATCAAAATCAAGAAGAAGAAAGATAAAAAGGATAAGAGTAAGGAAAAGTCAGAGAAGAAACGGGAAAAGGAGGAGAAATCCGAGATGAAAGAGCTGAaggataaaattaagaaagagAAAAAGGAGAAGAAACGAGAGAAAGCCGCCGACGGCTTGGTGCCGAAGCTCACGTTGAAACTGAACTCGTCCAACTCCAACTCCCCGATGCCGCCGAGCTCGCCCGACATCTTCAAACTGAACATCAAACCGATCGTCAAAAAGGACGAAGATGTGAGTTCGCCGAAGCAGGAGATCGTTTCTCGTGAGCACAGCCGGTCGCCGGAACTCGCGCAGATATCGGCGCTGGTGACGCGGCCGCCGAAACCGAAACACTCGAAACACAATCACGTCTCGGAAACCGAGGGGCAAGCGTCGCCGCCGGCGGGCGGTAGTTCACCCACGAGAAAGAATCACCCGCCTTCTAGCCATTCGAAGTACAAGAGGATTCTGATAAAGCCGCTGTCGAAGAAAGGCAACGTTGAGAGTTTCGATGACGACGTATCGATATCGGAAGAACCGTTGCCCCCGACGCCCGCACCAGTGGCGACGGAGAAGCCATTACCCACGCCGTATTATGTAGACGAGCAGGGCAATCAGATCTGGATTTGCCCGCCTTGTGGCCGGCCCGATAACGGCTCGCCGATGATCGGCTGCGACGGCTGTGACTTCTGGTATCACTGGATATGCGTGGGGATCAGAGAAGAACCTAGTTCTACAGAAGATTGGTTTTGCAAAACTTGTGTGACGAAGCGAGCGGGGATGGCCCTCGCGGGAGTCACTCAGTCTGGGAAGAAACGCGGCAGAAAACCCAAAGGAGAGCGGTCGCGAGAGGCCCACTGA